The Fulvivirga ligni genome window below encodes:
- a CDS encoding ABC transporter permease, with translation MVRNYLKTAIRNLFRNKLYTIVNVLGLSLGITCCLVLLMLADYSNTYDDFQENKDRIYRIVNRSEGAGGEMDYTPGVPGPLPDAIREDFQEFEKVVFVRSNYGVDLFKVHPDESNAVSFELRDERVAYTEPEYFDLFTVDWKKGDVKSALSKPNSVVLAESAASKLFPDEEALGQTVVYKKEIPLTITGIMADPPAHSDMPFDIFISLITIKKDVLADGWGSVSSDDQCYVLLGEKDNPDKYRSRLDQFAIKYYGDDENNTERHDLQPMSDIHFDDRYSNYNYSTTSKNEILVMVIIAVFLLLTACVNFINLSTAVAVKRSREVGVRKVLGGTRTQLVLQFLGESLALVIVAVIVALGLTELMVLYVNPFMQVQLDVPWGEPIFIAEMLTASVLITVLAGFYPALVLSNFRPALALKNMITSKHSGAFSLRKGLVVFQFFVSQVFIVGTIVVVSQMELLSSTDLGFSTEALVNIRIPERDISKKKTLKAEVAKLANIQAVSLIYTNPSSSSISVSDFTIGDDPEEYYSSMKYGDEDYLDTYQLKLIAGRNLNPSDTVSEVLVTKKLLEYVGYKDRAEEFLGKMMKVHGVHVPVVGVIDDFNSTSLHDGVTPVVLHSSMNSYRQLTVKVNVANFQQVNPEIERIWKGLYPEYDYSSSFLDEYIAQFYEGERKMAKIFSFFSSIAIIISCMGLFALASFMVNQKVKEIGVRKVLGASVFNIIGMFSWSFFKLILLAFLMSVPVSWYVMDSWLENFQYQVDLGPMLFVGALILTLLIAIVTVGYKSLRAAMANPVISLKDE, from the coding sequence ATGGTCAGAAACTATTTAAAAACGGCTATTCGTAACCTGTTTAGGAATAAGCTCTATACTATCGTCAACGTGCTGGGGCTCTCTTTAGGCATCACCTGCTGCCTGGTTCTACTCATGTTGGCAGATTATTCAAATACCTATGATGATTTCCAGGAAAATAAAGATAGAATCTATCGCATAGTCAACAGGTCTGAAGGGGCAGGGGGTGAGATGGACTATACTCCAGGCGTGCCAGGTCCACTGCCTGATGCCATTAGAGAAGATTTTCAAGAATTCGAGAAAGTGGTATTCGTTAGAAGTAATTATGGCGTAGACCTGTTTAAGGTTCATCCGGATGAGTCCAATGCGGTTAGTTTCGAATTGAGAGACGAGAGGGTCGCTTATACCGAACCCGAGTATTTTGATTTGTTCACGGTGGACTGGAAAAAAGGTGATGTGAAGAGTGCCCTGAGTAAACCTAACAGCGTAGTGCTTGCTGAATCAGCTGCTTCTAAGCTATTCCCTGATGAAGAGGCACTGGGGCAGACTGTAGTCTATAAAAAAGAAATACCACTGACGATCACCGGTATTATGGCAGACCCACCTGCTCATAGCGATATGCCTTTTGATATATTTATTTCACTCATCACTATTAAAAAAGACGTTTTAGCAGATGGTTGGGGCAGTGTTTCTAGTGATGACCAGTGCTATGTTCTTCTGGGTGAAAAGGATAATCCTGATAAATATCGGTCAAGGCTGGATCAGTTCGCTATCAAATATTATGGAGATGATGAAAATAATACGGAAAGACATGATTTGCAGCCAATGTCAGATATTCATTTTGATGATAGATACAGTAATTATAACTACTCTACTACCAGTAAGAATGAGATATTGGTAATGGTTATTATCGCTGTTTTCTTACTCCTTACTGCCTGCGTTAACTTTATTAATCTATCCACAGCAGTGGCGGTGAAGCGATCTAGAGAAGTAGGAGTGAGGAAGGTTTTGGGAGGAACCCGAACGCAGCTGGTTTTACAGTTCTTGGGCGAGTCCTTAGCCTTAGTAATAGTTGCAGTGATTGTAGCACTAGGCCTTACAGAGTTAATGGTATTGTATGTAAATCCCTTCATGCAAGTACAGCTTGACGTTCCATGGGGTGAGCCCATTTTTATAGCTGAAATGTTGACTGCTTCTGTACTTATTACGGTGCTGGCTGGATTTTACCCAGCGCTGGTTCTGTCTAATTTCAGACCAGCCCTTGCACTTAAAAATATGATAACAAGCAAGCACAGTGGAGCATTCTCGTTACGTAAAGGTCTGGTAGTTTTTCAATTCTTTGTTTCTCAAGTTTTTATTGTGGGTACCATAGTGGTCGTGAGTCAGATGGAGCTTTTGAGTAGCACGGACTTAGGTTTTAGTACAGAGGCACTCGTTAATATCAGAATACCGGAAAGAGACATTTCAAAAAAGAAAACGCTGAAGGCAGAGGTGGCAAAATTGGCTAATATTCAAGCTGTTAGCCTAATCTATACTAATCCCAGCTCAAGTTCGATTTCCGTAAGCGACTTTACCATTGGAGATGATCCGGAAGAATATTACTCGTCCATGAAATATGGAGACGAAGATTATCTGGATACTTATCAGCTAAAATTGATCGCAGGCAGAAACTTGAATCCATCAGACACAGTGAGTGAAGTTTTGGTAACGAAAAAGCTTTTGGAATATGTAGGTTATAAAGACCGAGCTGAAGAGTTTTTGGGTAAGATGATGAAGGTTCACGGTGTCCATGTGCCAGTAGTTGGTGTAATTGACGATTTCAACTCCACTTCATTGCATGATGGTGTTACTCCCGTGGTTCTTCACAGCTCTATGAATAGTTACAGGCAGCTTACTGTAAAGGTGAATGTTGCTAATTTCCAGCAGGTTAATCCGGAGATTGAACGAATCTGGAAGGGACTTTATCCTGAATACGATTATTCTAGCAGTTTCTTAGATGAATATATTGCTCAGTTTTATGAAGGAGAACGTAAGATGGCGAAGATCTTCAGTTTCTTTTCATCCATAGCTATCATTATAAGTTGTATGGGCTTGTTTGCCTTAGCCTCGTTTATGGTGAATCAGAAAGTAAAGGAAATAGGAGTAAGGAAGGTTTTGGGAGCCTCAGTGTTTAATATTATTGGCATGTTCTCCTGGTCTTTCTTCAAACTAATCCTATTGGCCTTTTTGATGTCCGTGCCTGTATCATGGTATGTGATGGATTCATGGCTGGAAAACTTTCAATATCAGGTCGATTTAGGTCCAATGCTATTTGTGGGAGCACTCATACTCACGCTTCTTATCGCCATCGTAACTGTGGGGTACAAATCATTGCGTGCAGCCATGGCAAATCCTGTCATAAGCTTAAAGGATGAATGA
- a CDS encoding ABC transporter permease: protein MLNNILKTALRTLLRNKSHALINIVGLAIGISASLMIFMITSFHLSYDNFHKDSDRIYRLVTEERIGDEMDKDSGIPFPLRLTFKEDFPEIELMSMVDNNQVSGLINVMQDGQKIKYKEDPVKQAFVYPDYFEIFDYTFLYGEPSKVVIGKNSVVLSRSMANKYFGDYTQAMGKVLNIENYFDVTVTGIIQDPPMNSDLPFEMFISFDVGADFRIWEGNWTATSSSTQCFLKLKPNVDAAAFSNKISDYIAKHVKDDPKEITLDIQALNDVHYNQDYYNFTGLGTSKKSIYTLLSVGCLLLIAACINFVNLNTAIAVKRSKEVGVRKVLGGSRGSLFIQFIFETFFITLTAMIIALGVIELLSFKINEIIGYEIPELVFSWQLILTLFIFLMLITLTAGVYPSLVLSKFTPIKALKNSLVGHTGSVVFRQSLIVVQLCITQALIMAVVVITSQVRHFISTPIGIDSEALVEFSIPNSDLMRYSEFKAKLSQLTGVQNITFSNTGAASENTWGGVAVMDAENHDVQIKSIDDDYLQTYDIELIAGHNLSVQDSVRKYLVSKSLAKSFGFDDPRDFLGKEIEVWGAKGPVVGVVEDFSAMPLQYDQKPLAMWSQKQHFNLGTAKVNSSQMDETMASVKSLWEEQFPEYIFSYKFLDDKIANFYKAERQTANTFMLFTFVALFTGVIGLLGLMSYMVNTRLKEIGIRKVLGAKAVQIVTLLSRNFIVMVLISFAIAAPISYFFLDNWLSDYSVRISIGVQYFVITLVVCLVITQVTILFNAVKAALYNPVEILKNE, encoded by the coding sequence ATGCTCAATAATATTCTCAAAACTGCTCTCAGAACGCTGCTGAGAAATAAGAGTCATGCTCTTATTAATATCGTAGGGCTGGCAATAGGCATTAGTGCTTCCCTCATGATTTTCATGATTACCTCATTTCACCTGAGTTATGATAACTTTCATAAGGATTCGGATCGCATCTATCGATTGGTTACTGAGGAGCGCATTGGTGATGAAATGGACAAGGACAGCGGCATTCCTTTTCCATTGAGGCTCACTTTTAAGGAGGATTTTCCCGAGATCGAATTGATGTCTATGGTGGATAACAATCAGGTTTCTGGTCTCATTAACGTTATGCAGGATGGACAAAAGATAAAATATAAGGAAGATCCTGTAAAGCAGGCATTCGTTTATCCTGACTATTTTGAAATCTTTGATTACACATTCCTTTATGGCGAACCGTCAAAAGTGGTGATTGGTAAAAACTCTGTGGTATTATCTAGAAGTATGGCCAATAAGTACTTCGGTGATTACACGCAGGCAATGGGTAAGGTTCTAAATATAGAGAACTATTTTGATGTTACCGTTACAGGTATAATTCAGGATCCGCCCATGAATTCTGATCTGCCTTTTGAGATGTTCATTTCTTTTGATGTAGGGGCAGACTTTAGAATATGGGAGGGAAACTGGACTGCCACTTCGTCTAGTACACAATGCTTTCTTAAATTAAAGCCTAACGTTGATGCAGCAGCTTTTTCAAATAAAATATCTGACTACATTGCTAAGCATGTCAAGGATGATCCCAAAGAGATAACTCTGGATATTCAGGCTTTGAATGACGTTCATTATAATCAAGACTACTATAACTTCACTGGTCTTGGTACCTCCAAAAAAAGTATCTATACCTTATTATCTGTAGGGTGCTTACTGTTGATAGCCGCGTGTATTAATTTCGTTAATCTAAATACGGCCATAGCTGTAAAGCGTAGCAAAGAGGTGGGAGTACGTAAAGTTTTAGGTGGGAGTAGAGGCTCTCTTTTTATTCAATTTATTTTTGAAACATTTTTCATTACCCTCACTGCCATGATTATAGCTTTGGGAGTGATAGAGTTGCTGTCTTTTAAGATCAATGAGATAATAGGTTATGAGATTCCAGAGTTGGTTTTTTCATGGCAGTTGATTTTAACGCTGTTCATATTTTTAATGCTTATTACCTTAACAGCAGGCGTATATCCGTCACTGGTGCTCTCAAAATTTACACCAATAAAGGCGTTGAAAAATTCCTTAGTGGGTCACACAGGAAGTGTTGTTTTTAGGCAATCGCTAATCGTTGTGCAATTATGCATAACTCAAGCGTTGATCATGGCTGTGGTGGTAATTACTAGTCAGGTCAGGCATTTCATTTCTACTCCCATTGGTATTGATTCAGAGGCCCTAGTTGAATTTAGTATACCCAACTCTGATCTGATGAGATATAGTGAGTTTAAAGCTAAGTTGAGTCAATTGACTGGTGTTCAGAATATTACCTTCTCAAATACAGGAGCAGCATCAGAGAATACCTGGGGTGGTGTTGCCGTTATGGACGCTGAAAATCATGATGTGCAAATAAAATCTATAGATGATGATTATTTGCAGACGTATGATATTGAACTAATAGCAGGGCATAATCTATCTGTCCAAGATTCTGTTCGTAAGTATTTAGTTTCAAAAAGCTTAGCAAAGTCTTTTGGGTTCGATGATCCTCGTGATTTCTTGGGGAAAGAAATAGAAGTATGGGGAGCTAAAGGCCCTGTGGTTGGGGTAGTTGAAGATTTTAGTGCTATGCCGCTTCAATATGATCAGAAGCCATTGGCCATGTGGAGTCAAAAGCAGCATTTTAATTTAGGTACTGCAAAGGTCAATTCCTCCCAGATGGATGAAACCATGGCTTCAGTAAAAAGCTTATGGGAGGAACAATTCCCTGAGTACATATTCTCATATAAATTCCTTGACGATAAGATTGCAAACTTCTACAAAGCAGAAAGACAGACGGCCAATACTTTTATGCTATTCACCTTTGTGGCTCTTTTCACAGGTGTTATTGGGTTGCTGGGTCTTATGTCTTACATGGTGAACACGCGCTTAAAGGAAATAGGAATAAGAAAAGTATTGGGTGCAAAAGCTGTTCAAATCGTAACATTGCTCTCCAGAAATTTCATAGTGATGGTATTGATCTCATTTGCTATTGCCGCGCCGATTTCCTATTTCTTTCTAGATAATTGGCTCAGTGATTATAGTGTTAGAATCAGTATAGGTGTGCAATATTTTGTGATTACTCTGGTTGTTTGCCTGGTGATCACACAGGTCACTATTCTATTTAATGCAGTAAAAGCTGCTCTTTATAATCCAGTTGAAATACTCAAAAACGAATAA